One region of Triticum aestivum cultivar Chinese Spring chromosome 6B, IWGSC CS RefSeq v2.1, whole genome shotgun sequence genomic DNA includes:
- the LOC123137300 gene encoding probable serine/threonine-protein kinase PBL21 isoform X2 has protein sequence MGCFGCFAPAARRGAGDLKPSKLTHHCTDDDSFADAQRKVALDVGSGCAHSFTFKDLLVATGYFNEANFIGEGGFGKVYKGKISKTNSQGASDAQMVAVKQLARESVQGRRSSWWRC, from the exons ATGGGCTGCTTTGGATGCTTCGCCCCAGCGGCGCGCCGAGGGGCCGGCGACCTCAAGCCCTCCAAGCTCACCCACCACTGCACCGACGACGACTCAT TCGCAGACGCGCAGAGGAAGGTGGCGCTGGACGTGGGGAGCGGCTGCGCGCACAGCTTCACCTTCAAGGATCTGCTGGTGGCCACCGGCTACTTCAACGAGGCCAATTTCATCGGCGAGGGCGGCTTCGGCAAGGTGTACAAGGGCAAGATCTCAAAGACCAACTCGCAG GGCGCTTCCGATGCGCAGATGGTGGCGGTGAAGCAGTTGGCCCGGGAGAGTGTGCAGGGAAGAAGGAGTTCCTGGTGGAGGTGCTGA
- the LOC123137300 gene encoding ribosome maturation protein SBDS isoform X1, with translation MVQFSLCGKPSHYRHALSKVIRVGLGNQRGKEMNHRRSHLWFPFLSSGKEILEKGELQVSGKERGAQLSVQFRDIATIVMEKTIDPETRCPYTMNMIEHLMHDIHFTVDPNITSKEQEQKGVADG, from the exons ATGGTACAGTTCAGTTTGTGTGGTAAACCTTCGCACTACCGGCACGCGCTCTCGAAAGTAATTCGTGTCGGTTTGGGAAATCAAAGGGGAAAAGAAATGAAtcatagaagaagccatctatggTTCCCCTTTCTCAGTTCTGGGAAAGAG ATTTTGGAGAAAGGGGAGCTCCAAGTTTCTGGCAAGGAGAGGGGTGCGCAACTGTCCGTGCAGTTCCGGGACATCGCCACCATCGTCATGGAGAAGACTATCGATCCTGAGACCCGGTGCCCCTACACCATGAACATGATCGAGCACCTCATGCACGACATACACTTTACGGTCGATCCAAACATCACCTCCAAGGAACAG GAGCAAAAAGGAGTAGCCGACGGCTGA
- the LOC123137300 gene encoding probable serine/threonine-protein kinase PBL21 isoform X3 — protein sequence MGCFGCFAPAARRGAGDLKPSKLTHHCTDDDSFADAQRKVALDVGSGCAHSFTFKDLLVATGYFNEANFIGEGGFGKVYKGKISKTNSQMVAVKQLARESVQGRRSSWWRC from the exons ATGGGCTGCTTTGGATGCTTCGCCCCAGCGGCGCGCCGAGGGGCCGGCGACCTCAAGCCCTCCAAGCTCACCCACCACTGCACCGACGACGACTCAT TCGCAGACGCGCAGAGGAAGGTGGCGCTGGACGTGGGGAGCGGCTGCGCGCACAGCTTCACCTTCAAGGATCTGCTGGTGGCCACCGGCTACTTCAACGAGGCCAATTTCATCGGCGAGGGCGGCTTCGGCAAGGTGTACAAGGGCAAGATCTCAAAGACCAACTCGCAG ATGGTGGCGGTGAAGCAGTTGGCCCGGGAGAGTGTGCAGGGAAGAAGGAGTTCCTGGTGGAGGTGCTGA